A genomic segment from Nicotiana sylvestris chromosome 1, ASM39365v2, whole genome shotgun sequence encodes:
- the LOC138868466 gene encoding uncharacterized protein encodes MCETFKIKHKNSTAYKPQMNIAVETANKNIKKILRKTVENHIQWHEKLPFALLGYRTTVRTYTRATPYMLVYGIEAVIPAKVEIPSLRVIHEAELSDVEWIRSHYEQLALIVGKRMNVVCHDQLYQNRMSRAFNKRVKLSQFTPGQLVLKKIFPHRDEAKGKFSPNWQGSYMVHRVLTGGALILAEMDGEIWSKLINSNAVKRYYA; translated from the coding sequence atgtgtgaaactttcaaaatcaagcacaagaattccacagcctacaaacctcagatgaacaTAGCCGTAGAAACCGCTAATAAAAACATTAAAAAGATACTAAGAAAGACGGTAGAGAACCACatacaatggcacgagaagctaccttttgctttattgggataccgcactacggtTCGCACATATACCAGGGcgactccctatatgttggtttatggtatcgAGGCTGTCATCCCTGccaaggtagagattccttctttaagagtcatacatgaagctgaactcagtgatgtggagtggataaggagtcactatgaacaattggcccttattgttggaaagaggatgaacgtagTGTGTCACgatcaactttatcagaatagaatgtccagagctttcaacaaaagggtcaaactaaGTCAATTTACACCAGGTcagctggtgctgaagaagatcttcccacatcgagatgaagccaaagggaaattttctcccaactggcaaggttcgtacatggttcacagggtgctgacaggaggggcgctcatacttgcagaaatggatggagaaatatgGTCAAAACTAATCAATTcaaatgcagtcaagagatactatgcttag